From Saccharothrix espanaensis DSM 44229, the proteins below share one genomic window:
- a CDS encoding outer membrane protein assembly factor BamB family protein — protein MVTVKHRITAVVGVVALLIGGAASAGGETPGHRPGDWPGWTGDKSGSRFAAAERRIGPWSAGKLELKWAFAYPKNGFPAKSQPAVVNGGIYFGSPDGKFHALDAKTGANRWTFDLSTVGAGSVVIDGPTVARGKVYFGDNGGRLYALDQRTGRLAWSKDTEPHVAGMHTSSPLYHDGRIYVGASSGENINPDRNYPCCTFRGHVDSIDAETGDLVWRYFTTPEPQAVGTWPSGATRYEPSGAGVWSSPVVDERTNTLYVGTGNLYSGTTGDFDTLLALDARTGAAKWKQKVTQADTWRLLCGLPDNEGYCPGQKDGTALDYDIGATPTLFRHGGRTFVGVGQKSGVFHVFDARNGSVQWRRQLSKPMPGGGLSGIQWGSSFDGKRLYMATNWGNPGTVFALDPGNGDIVWQTPNPENGCTTGGAAQFPQVCQRSHTPAVTTSPGLVYEGSVDGKMRIYDSTTGKVRWEFDTIRDFAGVNGLTGRGSAISGNGGAVVADGMLYVQSGYWPSYPSDHGNVLLAFGL, from the coding sequence GTGGTCACAGTCAAACATCGCATCACGGCAGTGGTCGGCGTGGTCGCGCTGCTCATCGGCGGCGCGGCCTCCGCCGGCGGTGAAACCCCCGGCCACCGGCCCGGCGACTGGCCGGGCTGGACCGGTGACAAGTCCGGTTCGCGGTTCGCCGCGGCGGAGCGCCGGATCGGGCCGTGGAGTGCCGGTAAACTGGAGCTCAAGTGGGCGTTCGCTTATCCGAAGAACGGGTTCCCGGCGAAAAGCCAGCCCGCCGTGGTGAACGGCGGGATCTACTTCGGCAGTCCTGACGGCAAATTCCACGCACTGGACGCGAAGACCGGTGCGAACCGGTGGACCTTCGACCTCTCGACGGTGGGCGCGGGGAGCGTGGTGATCGACGGGCCGACCGTGGCCCGCGGCAAGGTGTACTTCGGCGACAACGGCGGGCGGTTGTACGCGCTGGACCAGCGGACCGGGCGGCTCGCGTGGTCCAAGGACACCGAACCGCACGTCGCCGGGATGCACACCAGCTCCCCGCTCTACCACGACGGCCGGATCTACGTCGGCGCGTCCAGCGGCGAGAACATCAACCCCGACCGCAACTACCCGTGCTGCACCTTCCGCGGCCACGTCGACTCGATCGACGCCGAGACCGGCGACCTGGTCTGGCGCTACTTCACCACGCCGGAACCGCAGGCGGTCGGCACGTGGCCCAGCGGCGCGACCCGCTACGAGCCGTCCGGCGCGGGCGTGTGGAGCTCGCCGGTCGTCGACGAGCGCACCAACACCCTCTACGTCGGCACCGGCAACCTCTACTCCGGCACCACCGGCGACTTCGACACCCTGCTGGCGCTCGACGCCCGCACCGGCGCGGCCAAGTGGAAGCAGAAGGTCACCCAGGCCGACACCTGGCGGCTGCTGTGCGGCTTGCCGGACAACGAGGGCTACTGCCCGGGGCAGAAGGACGGCACCGCGCTGGACTACGACATCGGCGCGACGCCCACCCTGTTCCGGCACGGCGGGCGCACGTTCGTCGGCGTCGGCCAGAAGAGCGGTGTCTTCCACGTGTTCGACGCGCGCAACGGGTCGGTGCAGTGGCGGCGGCAGCTGTCCAAGCCGATGCCCGGCGGCGGCCTGAGCGGCATCCAGTGGGGTAGCAGCTTCGACGGCAAGCGGCTGTACATGGCGACGAACTGGGGCAACCCCGGCACGGTGTTCGCGCTCGACCCGGGCAACGGCGACATCGTCTGGCAGACGCCCAACCCGGAGAACGGCTGCACCACCGGCGGCGCGGCCCAGTTCCCGCAGGTGTGCCAGCGCTCGCACACCCCGGCCGTCACCACCAGTCCCGGCCTGGTCTACGAGGGCAGCGTCGACGGCAAGATGCGGATCTACGACTCGACCACCGGCAAGGTGCGGTGGGAGTTCGACACGATCCGCGACTTCGCCGGCGTCAACGGCCTGACCGGGCGCGGCAGCGCGATCTCCGGCAACGGCGGCGCGGTGGTCGCCGACGGGATGCTCTACGTGCAGTCCGGCTACTGGCCCTCGTACCCGAGTGATCACGGCAACGTCCTGCTCGCGTTCGGACTCTGA
- a CDS encoding amidohydrolase family protein, whose translation MRTAHRRRLGVVALACLLATTATTSATSATTSATNAAPRPRTVPVTVSEGTNLAVAVSPRDGSLVVDLQGQLFSLPPQGGTATAIGADFLDPYWPSFSPDGSRIALQSFVAGMFHIRTVAPDGTDARTITRGEHDDLYPAWSPDGRQIAFTSDRQGGEDIWTVDVRSGAVRRITSAATAETHPTWHPDGRSIAYVQGNAVESVDLATGAVRTVVPAGPGFVGAPSWSPDGKRLAFLRGGQGGRTLQVSEAGVVRQVGDYRDVFPFPPRWRDADELVYGANGHIAVTRVSTGASREIPFSATFQLKRDRYERKAHDFDSRRPKPVRGIAGPALSPDGGSVVFKALNDLWLLPVGGRPEQLTRDGFHESDPAWSRDGTRIAYASDKAGSIDLYALDVATRREQRLTSSPGAEVAPAWSPDGKALAFQDQNAQTLTLDLASGAGTRVLGPLNAPGRPSWSPDGRTLALAVSAADRNQILLADLATGTTRTVEPGPFASLSTRGDDGPVWSPDGRALAFSMDSTIHVLPVDPSGTPTGPARQVTGEASDAPTWGPGNTLLYLNNGRLKKTTATGGHPTDVPVGLTYTRDKPDSRVVVRAGRLWDGKNAVPRTDVDIIVVDNRIRSIEPHRPDRPLAGWRYVDASALTVTPGLVDMHVHQEMRAKYVGDRLGRLLLSYGITTTRSTGDPVYRAVEDREALDAGARTGPRFFMTGEMLEGSRVGWEFARPVRSERQLGLELSRVRELDYDLVKTYERFPFDWQARVADRAHGLGVPITSHYLYPGIAHGVDMKEHLAGPTKWGFAFARDASAGGVYDDVVQLAARGGMPFSTTLFSSGSMLADDPGMENDPRIRALYTPQERQTLHAKVLCAQGLGPCGFLDGNAEQARREVGVVKRLLAAGGTVLAGTDAPLDTMAVSLHLNLRAMGKYGVDPFAVLQSATLLSARQLGVERDLGSVEEGKLADLVFTGGDASRDLAKLADVRMVMKNGRLSTVDELLAPFTGLATRAE comes from the coding sequence ATGCGTACTGCGCACCGCCGACGTCTCGGCGTCGTGGCGCTGGCCTGCCTGCTCGCCACCACTGCGACCACCTCCGCCACCTCCGCGACCACCTCCGCCACCAACGCCGCACCTCGCCCCCGGACCGTCCCGGTGACCGTCAGCGAGGGCACGAACCTCGCGGTGGCCGTGTCGCCGCGTGACGGCTCGCTCGTCGTGGACCTCCAGGGGCAGCTGTTCTCGCTGCCGCCGCAGGGCGGCACCGCCACTGCGATCGGCGCGGACTTCCTCGACCCGTACTGGCCGTCGTTCTCCCCGGACGGGAGCCGGATCGCGCTCCAGTCGTTCGTGGCGGGCATGTTCCACATCCGGACCGTCGCACCGGACGGCACCGACGCCCGCACGATCACCCGCGGCGAGCACGACGACCTGTACCCGGCGTGGTCGCCGGACGGCAGGCAGATCGCGTTCACCTCCGACCGGCAGGGCGGCGAGGACATCTGGACCGTGGACGTGCGGTCCGGCGCGGTCCGGCGGATCACCTCGGCGGCCACCGCCGAGACCCACCCGACCTGGCACCCGGACGGGCGTTCGATCGCCTACGTGCAGGGCAATGCGGTGGAAAGCGTCGACCTGGCGACCGGGGCCGTGCGCACGGTCGTGCCCGCCGGGCCGGGGTTCGTCGGCGCGCCCTCGTGGTCGCCGGACGGCAAGCGCCTCGCGTTCCTGCGCGGGGGACAGGGCGGCCGGACGCTCCAGGTCTCGGAGGCAGGCGTGGTCCGCCAGGTCGGCGACTACCGCGACGTGTTCCCGTTCCCGCCGCGCTGGCGTGACGCCGACGAACTCGTCTACGGCGCGAACGGCCACATCGCGGTCACCAGGGTGAGCACCGGGGCGTCCCGCGAGATCCCGTTCAGCGCGACCTTCCAGCTCAAGCGCGACCGCTACGAGCGCAAGGCCCACGACTTCGACAGCAGGCGGCCCAAGCCGGTGCGCGGCATCGCCGGACCGGCGCTGTCCCCGGACGGCGGGTCCGTGGTGTTCAAGGCGCTCAACGACCTGTGGCTGCTGCCGGTCGGCGGTCGGCCGGAGCAGCTCACCCGCGACGGGTTCCACGAGTCCGACCCCGCGTGGTCGCGGGACGGCACCCGGATCGCCTACGCCTCGGACAAGGCCGGCAGCATCGACCTGTACGCGCTGGACGTCGCCACCCGCCGGGAACAGCGGCTGACGTCGTCGCCCGGCGCGGAGGTCGCGCCCGCCTGGTCGCCGGACGGCAAGGCGCTGGCGTTCCAGGACCAGAACGCCCAGACCCTGACCCTCGACCTCGCCTCCGGGGCGGGCACCCGGGTGCTCGGGCCGTTGAACGCGCCCGGCCGGCCGAGCTGGTCGCCCGACGGCAGGACCCTCGCGCTGGCCGTGTCGGCGGCCGACCGCAACCAGATCCTGCTCGCCGACCTGGCCACCGGCACCACCCGGACCGTCGAGCCGGGGCCGTTCGCGTCGCTGTCCACCCGCGGCGACGACGGCCCGGTCTGGTCGCCGGACGGCCGGGCGCTGGCGTTCTCGATGGACAGCACCATCCACGTGCTGCCGGTCGACCCGTCCGGCACGCCCACCGGCCCGGCCCGCCAGGTCACCGGCGAGGCGAGCGACGCGCCGACGTGGGGACCCGGGAACACCCTGCTGTACCTGAACAACGGCCGGTTGAAGAAGACGACGGCCACCGGCGGGCACCCCACCGACGTGCCGGTCGGGCTCACCTACACCCGCGACAAGCCCGACAGCCGGGTGGTCGTCCGGGCCGGGCGGTTGTGGGACGGCAAGAACGCCGTGCCGCGCACCGACGTGGACATCATCGTGGTGGACAACCGGATCCGGAGCATCGAGCCGCACCGGCCGGACCGGCCCCTGGCGGGCTGGCGGTACGTCGACGCGAGCGCGCTGACCGTCACGCCGGGCCTGGTCGACATGCACGTCCACCAGGAGATGCGGGCCAAGTACGTGGGTGACCGGCTGGGCCGGCTGCTGCTGTCCTACGGCATCACCACCACCCGGTCGACCGGAGACCCGGTGTACCGGGCGGTGGAGGACCGCGAGGCGCTCGACGCCGGCGCGCGCACCGGCCCCCGGTTCTTCATGACCGGCGAGATGCTCGAAGGCTCGCGCGTCGGCTGGGAGTTCGCCCGGCCGGTGCGCAGCGAACGGCAGCTCGGCCTGGAGCTCTCGCGGGTCCGCGAACTGGACTACGACCTGGTCAAGACCTACGAGCGGTTCCCGTTCGACTGGCAGGCCCGGGTCGCGGACCGGGCGCACGGGCTGGGCGTGCCGATCACCTCGCACTACCTGTACCCGGGCATCGCGCACGGCGTGGACATGAAGGAGCACCTCGCCGGGCCGACCAAGTGGGGCTTCGCGTTCGCCCGCGACGCGTCGGCCGGCGGCGTGTACGACGACGTCGTGCAGTTGGCGGCGCGCGGGGGGATGCCGTTCAGCACCACGCTGTTCAGCTCCGGCTCGATGCTCGCCGACGACCCGGGGATGGAAAACGACCCGAGGATCCGCGCCCTGTACACCCCGCAGGAGCGGCAGACCCTGCACGCGAAGGTGCTGTGCGCGCAGGGGCTCGGGCCGTGCGGGTTCCTCGACGGCAACGCCGAGCAGGCCCGTCGCGAGGTCGGCGTGGTCAAGCGGCTGCTGGCCGCCGGCGGGACGGTGCTCGCGGGCACCGACGCGCCGCTGGACACCATGGCGGTCAGCCTGCACCTGAACCTGCGGGCGATGGGCAAGTACGGTGTCGACCCGTTCGCGGTGCTGCAGAGCGCGACCCTGCTGTCCGCGCGGCAGCTCGGCGTCGAGCGGGACCTGGGCAGCGTCGAGGAGGGCAAGCTGGCCGACCTGGTGTTCACCGGCGGCGACGCCTCGCGCGACCTGGCGAAGCTGGCCGACGTGCGGATGGTGATGAAGAACGGGCGGCTGTCCACTGTGGACGAACTGCTGGCGCCGTTCACCGGCTTGGCCACGCGCGCCGAGTAG